In a single window of the Paenibacillus sp. MMS20-IR301 genome:
- the sipW gene encoding signal peptidase I SipW encodes MKIRKWISNLLSTAMLLIFILLVAAVVVSKSSGGEPSFFGYEIKTVLSGSMEPGIQTGSIVALKPGGDMNRFQKGDVITFRSEDNILITHRIVEATLNSATGEALYRTKGDNNDAPDMNPVSSANVVAQYTGTTIPYVGYAMNFAVSKAGSIILMIVPGLMLLFYALYSSWKALSALEKKNAALSAPSAPETPQ; translated from the coding sequence ATGAAGATTAGAAAATGGATTAGTAACCTGCTCTCTACAGCTATGCTCCTGATCTTCATCCTGCTGGTAGCAGCCGTAGTCGTATCCAAGAGCTCCGGCGGTGAGCCTTCCTTCTTCGGGTATGAAATCAAAACCGTGCTCTCCGGCTCCATGGAGCCAGGCATCCAGACCGGTTCGATTGTAGCCCTGAAGCCTGGCGGAGATATGAACCGGTTCCAGAAGGGGGATGTCATCACCTTCAGAAGCGAGGACAATATTCTGATTACCCACCGGATCGTTGAAGCCACACTTAATTCTGCAACCGGTGAGGCTCTATACCGCACAAAAGGTGATAACAATGATGCTCCTGACATGAATCCTGTCAGCTCGGCCAATGTTGTCGCACAGTACACCGGAACCACTATCCCGTATGTCGGGTATGCCATGAACTTCGCCGTCTCCAAAGCCGGCAGTATAATCCTTATGATTGTGCCGGGCCTGATGCTGCTGTTCTATGCACTCTACAGTTCGTGGAAAGCGCTGAGTGCACTTGAAAAGAAAAACGCGGCACTATCCGCTCCTTCCGCACCCGAAACACCGCAATAA
- a CDS encoding TasA family protein, whose protein sequence is MGIKKTLGLGVASAALGLSLIGGGTFAYFSDTAQSTATFAAGTLDLTSDPSVIVDISNLKPGDTVTKNFKLKNSGTLDIGSIKLKTTSEVTDTLGDNNGVDLNKFIKVKFLVNKDKATLTSPTVVYETTLADLKNITPDLVDNTGTFIEQLFTEADGIKAGTEDSFTVQFEFVDSGEAQNYFQKDKIKLIWDFEAKQGAKKAY, encoded by the coding sequence ATGGGTATCAAGAAAACTTTGGGTCTTGGCGTTGCATCGGCTGCACTTGGTTTGTCTTTAATCGGCGGAGGAACCTTCGCTTACTTCAGCGACACTGCACAGAGCACAGCAACTTTCGCAGCAGGTACACTCGATCTGACTTCGGATCCTTCTGTCATCGTTGATATTTCCAACCTGAAGCCGGGCGATACTGTAACTAAGAACTTCAAACTGAAAAACTCCGGCACCCTTGATATCGGTTCAATCAAGCTCAAAACGACTTCAGAGGTAACCGATACGCTCGGCGACAACAATGGCGTTGACCTGAATAAGTTCATTAAAGTGAAATTCCTCGTGAATAAAGACAAAGCGACCCTCACTTCACCGACAGTGGTCTATGAGACTACACTCGCTGATCTGAAGAATATCACCCCGGATCTTGTAGATAACACCGGAACTTTCATTGAGCAGCTCTTCACTGAAGCTGACGGCATCAAAGCCGGTACGGAGGACAGCTTCACAGTACAGTTTGAATTCGTGGATTCCGGCGAAGCACAGAACTATTTCCAGAAAGATAAAATCAAACTGATCTGGGATTTCGAAGCTAAACAAGGTGCTAAGAAAGCCTACTAA
- a CDS encoding helix-turn-helix domain-containing protein, with protein MSDNMGSRIHRLRQEKGYSLSELADKADVAKSYLSNVERNIQSNPSIQFIEKIADALQVSIHVLLYGGLAETEEPALDGEWFSLVQEAMASGISKREFKEFLDYQKWRLDQKDN; from the coding sequence ATGTCAGATAATATGGGAAGCCGCATCCATAGGCTTCGTCAGGAGAAGGGTTATTCTCTATCCGAACTGGCGGACAAGGCTGACGTGGCGAAATCATACTTAAGCAATGTGGAACGGAATATTCAATCCAACCCCTCCATTCAATTTATCGAAAAGATTGCTGACGCGCTTCAGGTATCCATTCATGTTTTGCTGTATGGCGGACTCGCTGAGACCGAAGAACCGGCTCTGGACGGAGAATGGTTCAGCCTGGTTCAGGAGGCTATGGCTTCCGGTATAAGCAAGCGTGAATTTAAGGAATTTCTTGATTACCAGAAATGGCGGCTGGACCAGAAGGATAATTGA
- a CDS encoding anti-repressor SinI family protein: MDQSNQGNDELQAVDLDLEWVYLLMAAKRAGIQADEIRRFFNEKALQAM, translated from the coding sequence TTGGATCAGTCCAACCAGGGGAATGATGAGCTTCAGGCAGTTGATCTGGATTTAGAATGGGTATATCTGCTCATGGCTGCTAAGCGGGCCGGTATCCAGGCGGATGAGATCCGCCGTTTTTTTAATGAGAAGGCACTTCAGGCGATGTAG
- a CDS encoding 2-oxoglutarate dehydrogenase E1 component, protein MAIKEPYTHSVWSKYYGPNLGYIQEKYEQFVHNPASVEPHYRDLFTVSGPPPLAPETDKTPPPAISGDTEWLRKAVKASKLMANIRIYGHMAADIDPLERSSNPMAKWLEIETYELTREDLNALPASLIWENAPEGVHTAMDAVHRMRQAYTQTIAYEFGHVHDERELRWLNSQAESTTSPAPLNNAERKELLKRLIQVEQFETFLHKTFVGQKRFSLEGNDALVPMLDEIVRAAAHDGAEHILMGMAHRGRLNVLAHILGKPYDIIFSEFHHSPNKELFPSEGSMGINYGWTGDVKYHLGADRAVREGETVRTRITLANNPSHLEFVNPVVEGFTRAAQEERSAPGLPKLNTNKAMAVLMHGDAAFPGEGIVAETLNIGKLQGYQNGGTVHIIVNNRIGFTTESEDSRSTHYASDLAKGYEIPVVHVNADDPEACIAAVRLASAYRHQFKKDFLIDLIGYRRHGHNEMDDPDTTQPLVYSKVRSHPTVYRVYAERLQREKVVTAEDVQRMITDADQVLQQAFDQMKEGKQKSAESKASVALDTSSPPQRMTAVPLSSLQEINRELLSVPDGFTVYPKLERILKRRKDSLNDGERVDWALAETLAFATILKDGTPIRLSGQDSQRGTFAHRHLVLHDSESGELFSPLHQLTNSRASFGVYNSPLSEASVLGYEYGYNVFAPETFVLWEAQYGDFANAAQVIIDQFIAAGRAKWTQRSNLTILLPHGYEGQGPEHSSGRLERFLQLSAEENWTVANLTSAAQYFHLLRRQAALCGQGDARPLVIMAPKSLIRNPRSTSAGADLASGTFQPVLPEPLLGKNPGEVKRLVVCSGKVAIDLQAELEGARGQDFSWLHILRLEQLYPFPERELGTYLSSFGSLEEIVWVQEEPKNMGGWSYAEPRLRAIAPQQAVQYIGRPERSSPASGYADVHSFEQRRIVREALKLNAPIQAPVPSS, encoded by the coding sequence ATGGCCATCAAAGAGCCCTATACCCATTCCGTCTGGAGCAAATACTACGGCCCCAACCTGGGCTACATCCAGGAGAAATATGAGCAATTCGTCCACAACCCGGCTTCCGTCGAGCCTCACTACCGTGATCTGTTCACTGTATCCGGTCCGCCTCCGCTCGCCCCTGAGACCGACAAGACGCCTCCACCGGCAATTTCCGGGGATACCGAGTGGCTCAGAAAGGCCGTAAAGGCCTCCAAGCTGATGGCCAACATCCGGATCTACGGTCATATGGCTGCGGATATTGATCCGCTGGAGCGGAGCAGCAACCCGATGGCGAAATGGCTGGAGATTGAGACTTACGAGCTCACCCGCGAAGACCTGAATGCCCTGCCCGCATCGCTGATCTGGGAGAATGCCCCGGAGGGCGTGCATACTGCCATGGATGCCGTTCACCGGATGCGCCAGGCATACACGCAGACTATTGCCTATGAGTTCGGGCATGTGCATGATGAACGTGAGCTGCGCTGGCTTAACAGCCAGGCTGAATCGACCACCTCACCGGCTCCCTTGAACAATGCAGAACGCAAGGAGCTGCTGAAGCGGCTGATTCAGGTAGAGCAGTTCGAGACCTTCCTGCATAAGACATTCGTCGGCCAGAAGCGCTTCAGCCTGGAAGGCAATGATGCCCTTGTCCCTATGCTGGATGAGATTGTACGGGCTGCCGCCCATGACGGCGCTGAACATATTCTTATGGGGATGGCTCACCGCGGAAGACTAAACGTGCTTGCCCATATTCTGGGCAAACCTTATGATATTATTTTCTCGGAATTCCACCACTCGCCGAACAAGGAGCTGTTCCCGTCCGAAGGCTCCATGGGGATTAACTATGGCTGGACCGGCGATGTGAAATACCATCTGGGAGCTGACCGGGCTGTCCGTGAGGGCGAAACCGTGCGCACCCGGATTACGCTCGCCAACAACCCGAGCCATCTGGAGTTCGTTAATCCTGTAGTAGAAGGCTTCACACGCGCAGCACAGGAGGAACGCAGTGCTCCGGGCTTGCCTAAGCTGAATACGAATAAGGCGATGGCTGTACTGATGCACGGCGACGCCGCTTTTCCGGGCGAAGGTATTGTTGCTGAAACTCTTAATATCGGCAAACTGCAAGGTTATCAAAACGGCGGTACTGTGCATATTATCGTCAATAACCGGATCGGCTTCACTACGGAAAGTGAAGATTCCCGCTCCACCCACTATGCCAGTGACCTTGCCAAAGGCTATGAGATTCCGGTGGTGCATGTTAATGCAGATGATCCGGAAGCCTGCATTGCTGCCGTCCGGCTGGCCAGTGCTTACCGCCACCAGTTCAAGAAGGATTTCCTGATTGATCTGATCGGCTACCGCCGCCACGGCCATAACGAAATGGATGATCCGGATACTACCCAGCCGCTGGTCTACAGCAAGGTCCGCAGTCATCCTACAGTCTACCGGGTATACGCTGAACGGCTGCAGCGCGAGAAGGTGGTTACCGCGGAGGATGTGCAGCGGATGATTACGGATGCCGATCAGGTGCTGCAGCAGGCCTTCGACCAGATGAAGGAAGGCAAACAGAAGAGCGCGGAATCCAAAGCCTCCGTAGCCCTGGACACATCTTCTCCGCCTCAGCGCATGACAGCAGTTCCGCTGTCCAGTCTGCAGGAGATCAACCGTGAGCTGCTTAGCGTTCCGGATGGCTTCACAGTCTATCCGAAGCTGGAGCGGATTCTGAAGCGCCGCAAGGATTCCCTGAATGACGGTGAACGGGTCGACTGGGCGCTCGCCGAAACGCTGGCCTTCGCCACCATCCTGAAGGACGGCACTCCGATCCGGCTCAGCGGCCAGGATTCACAGCGCGGCACCTTTGCCCACCGGCATCTGGTCCTCCATGACAGTGAGAGCGGTGAACTTTTCTCTCCGCTGCATCAGCTGACGAATTCCCGCGCCTCCTTCGGCGTCTACAACAGCCCGCTGTCGGAAGCCTCTGTACTCGGCTATGAATATGGCTATAATGTTTTTGCACCGGAGACCTTCGTGCTCTGGGAAGCGCAGTACGGCGATTTCGCCAATGCCGCCCAGGTCATTATAGACCAGTTCATCGCCGCCGGCCGGGCCAAATGGACACAGCGCAGCAATCTTACCATCCTGCTCCCTCATGGCTATGAAGGCCAGGGGCCGGAGCACTCGAGCGGCAGGCTGGAGCGTTTTCTGCAGCTGTCTGCAGAGGAGAACTGGACTGTCGCGAACCTGACCTCCGCCGCCCAGTATTTCCACCTGCTGCGCCGCCAGGCTGCCCTGTGCGGCCAGGGGGATGCCCGGCCGCTGGTTATCATGGCACCGAAGAGTCTGATCCGCAATCCGCGCAGCACCTCAGCCGGAGCAGACCTCGCCTCCGGCACCTTCCAGCCGGTGCTGCCCGAGCCGCTGCTTGGCAAGAATCCCGGCGAGGTCAAGCGCCTCGTCGTGTGCAGCGGCAAGGTCGCTATCGACCTGCAGGCTGAGCTTGAGGGAGCGCGCGGCCAGGACTTCTCCTGGCTCCATATTCTCCGCCTGGAGCAGCTGTATCCGTTCCCGGAACGTGAGCTTGGCACCTATCTCAGCAGCTTCGGCTCCCTGGAGGAGATCGTCTGGGTGCAGGAGGAACCGAAGAATATGGGCGGCTGGAGCTATGCCGAACCCCGCCTGCGGGCTATCGCCCCGCAGCAGGCGGTCCAGTACATCGGCCGTCCGGAGCGCTCCAGCCCGGCCAGCGGCTATGCGGATGTACACAGCTTCGAGCAGCGGCGCATCGTTAGGGAAGCCCTGAAGTTAAATGCCCCTATACAAGCACCTGTACCGTCCTCCTGA